GTATCTGGACTGTAGTGAGAGTAGTCACCTAAAAGGGCCTGTTTAGAAAACTCATGTACAGGAATTCGATAGTCCCCTTCCTTCTCCATTATATCAGTTATCTTTTGTGCCTCTATGTTCGGAGAGCCGATGAAGCCAGTGACGAACTCTATTACCGCGCGAATATTGCCACCAGTAATATTCGTTAAAAACTCGTTTAGCTCTCTGTTATTTTGTAGTGATCGAACTAATGCTTCCAAAAATAAGGCTAAATTCTCAGATCGAACAGAAGGTAAATCGATCGCATGCTCTCCTCTAGCTAATTTAGCTGCGAACCTTAGCCTTTTTTCCACAACTTGGTCTACACGTGGCGGAGATATGGTAAAGATTTTATGTGGGTAAGCTGTTAACGCTCCTGAACGTTTAGACTTATAAAACGTTTGTGGTCGAACAGACAGAAATACAGTAGCTTTCCACTCTTTGGCTAGCTCTTGGGAAATAATAAAAGCTTCCTGTTGAATGTCGAAGTCTCGTTGGTCAGCATTATCAATACAAATTATGACTTGTTTTTTTCGCCCCTTCGCAATATGTTCTACCGAGCGCTTCATATGGTTACTTTTGTTTTCTACAAGGTTTGCCAGTTCTTCTATAAGCTTTTCTTGGTATTTTTCTGGGTTTGAATCTTTGTAACTTCCCCATAAGCCTTTGGCAAACCTTCGAATTTCACTATCATACACCCCGTGAATAAAACTGTTATCGTAGGTGTCAACTTCATATTGTCTTAGTAACTGATGCTCAATCTGATCCAAAATAAATGAGTTTATTTCTGTGTTGAGGGAAGCATTTGCACCTAAGTCAATGTAGATATAAATAGCCTTACTAAACTCTTCGTGTGCGCTGTTATGCCTTAAATTCTTTACGAATGATGTTTTTCCTACTCCTACATCCCCTATCAGAACTATAGGACGTCTGGACAATGCTTCCGCTACAATATCAGGCGAAAAATTTGAGCCTTTTTTGGATTTTACAGGTTGAACTGATGGTTGCTCTTCTGATGCACTAATGATCTGCTCCAGCCAGACTGGACACTTCATTAAGCGACATTTTGATTTTCAAAGTTAACTGGGCTTAGATACCCAAGAGCACTGTGCCTTCTTGTCCGATTATAATCAACCTCTATGTATTCAAAGATCGTTTGGCGCATCTCGTCTCGCGTCATGATCGGCTCATACTGGATCGCTTCAACTTTCAATGAATGGAAGAAGCTCTCAACACAAGCATTATCCCAGCAGTTTCCTTTCCTACTCATACTTTGCTTTAGATTATAAGCAGTTATGATGTCTCGATAATCTTTTGAGCAGTACTGACTACCTCGGTCACTATGAACGATAACCTGCTCAGGGAACCCTCGACGGAACAAGGCCATTGATAACGCATCGCAAACCAGAGTTGCCGTCATTCTGGTATCCATAGACCAACCGACTACTTGCCTGGAATAAAGGTCAATGATTACCGCCAAATACAGCCAGCCTTCGCTTGTCGCAACATAGGTGATGTCTCCCGCCCACTTTTGATTCGGAGCCTCTGCCTTAAAATCCTGAGCCAGCAGGTTCGGAGCAACTGGCATTTTATGTTTGCTGTCCGTCGTACACTTAAACTTACGTGCCGCTTTCGGCGTTAAATCCTGCCGCTTCATACTGGCGGCAATGGTTTTAACATTACGGCTATCACCGTTCTCAGCCAGCTCTTTCTGGATGCGCCTTGAGCCATCACGACCTTTGCTATTATCAAAAGCCTCTTTGACCTTCGTATCAAGCTCTTGCCGAGTTACCTCGCGCTGGATGGCCTTGTGGCGATGCTTAATCCAGTAATAAAACCCACTTCGTGAAACACCGAACACCTTAGCCATGCGGGCAACTCTGAAGCACAGCAGGTGTTCGAGCATAAATTCGTAGCAATCTACTTTAGGTTTTTCGCGAAGTAGGTGGCGGCCTTTTTTACTATATCTAGCTCTTCAGCTTGCTCAGCCAATTGTCGTTTGAGTTTGGCAACTTCAGCGGCTAGATCTTTTTCCCGCTGACTGGTGCTGGTGTCGCTCTTAGCTGACTTACGCCAACCATAGATCTGGGATTCGTGTAACGACAGTTGTCTCGCTGCCGCAGCTACTCCCACTTTCTCTGCTAGCTTCAGGGCTTCTGCTTTAAATTCAGGGGAATGGATAATACGTTTTTTCTTGCTTGTCATGGTTCACCTCGTTAGTGATTGTACTCACTTAACTCGGTGTCCAAAACTGCTGGTGCGGATCACTACAAAAGCAAACAAATTTGTCGATTTTTACTTGGGAGACTTAGATCCACATTGGTTTGTAAATTCAGGGAGCTATTAATGCAAGAAAGGAAACATCTAAATGATTATTTTGACATACCTTTTAGCGAAGAAGAGTTGGATAAGATTCGTTGGGAGGCTCAAGATTCGTTTAAAGCTACTAAAGAACTATCCAAGTATCACTCGTTTAATGGCAAATTACTTGGCATAACCATAGCGACGGCATTATTTGCCGTAAGTGCTATTAACCAAAGCGATAGTAGTGAGCTAAAAGGATTTCTAGTGTTGTTATTAATAATTCTCGCCCCTTTGTCACTATATAGACACTTCAAAGCCAAGAAAATGGAGAAAATTAATCACCATGCTGGTATTAAATTTAGAGAAAAGTATGATTTTTATGCCATGTATGATGAACACTATAAATTAGGCATGGTAGTACTTTCATACGAGGTCGAGAGGAATGGGAAAAAACGAAATCGATATAAGAGATTTGAAATTCCTACATTTCTTGAAATTGAACATGGTCTTTCTTGAGCCACTATTCCATTGAAATTAGTGGCCCAGGTTTTGTAAGTTACGAAAGTAGGTAGGCAGTGTTATCCAACCTCAATTTCCACTGAAAACGACTCATGAACCTCAGTGCTTTCAGTTTCATCAATCAATCTAGTTACTACACCACTACATAATAAATTCTCAAGCGCTTCTTCTTCGCTATCTGCGTTGGAGAGCGCTTCAATCCAATCGGATTCACTCACTTTATATTCTACCGTTTCAATACCGGTACACTCGACAGTGCGAGTACGGGTTAGCACTATTTCGCCATCTAGGATGTCCGTTTTACAGTGCGTATCAGTGATCGTTTAGTAGGTTGATTCCACCCCCTCCAAATAAGCAGGAGACTGAATTTCGAGTCCGGCTTTATGATGGTTTAAAACTGTCTCTAATAGCATGTAAACCGCACCGTTGAACTGCTCATTACATGCATGTTGTTCACGGTACATTTCGCTTGAGCTGATGCTCGCTTGAGTAATATCGTCTGCATTTTGAATGGTGATGCCATAGCAGTTGAGTTCTAAAGTTTTCATTGAAGATGCCCTTTCGTTGGTGATTAATGCACGGAATTCGACGAAGATGTAGTGCCATATTGATTCAGTACATCTTTGATATAAATATGGTCTTTGTCGATGAATGGACTAAAGCCTATCAAAATGAAATTGTCATGAAGCACATCACCACTCAACGCTTTCTCAATGCTCTTTTCTATATCATCTGGCTTAATCAGACCATGAATCAGGC
The genomic region above belongs to Vibrio casei and contains:
- a CDS encoding IS3 family transposase (programmed frameshift); translation: MTSKKKRIIHSPEFKAEALKLAEKVGVAAAARQLSLHESQIYGWRKSAKSDTSTSQREKDLAAEVAKLKRQLAEQAEELDIGKKGRHLLREKPKVDCYEFMLEHLLCFRVARMAKVFGVSRSGFYYWIKHRHKAIQREVTRQELDTKVKEAFDNSKGRDGSRRIQKELAENGDSRNVKTIAASMKRQDLTPKAARKFKCTTDSKHKMPVAPNLLAQDFKAEAPNQKWAGDITYVATSEGWLYLAVIIDLYSRQVVGWSMDTRMTATLVCDALSMALFRRGFPEQVIVHSDRGSQYCSKDYRDIITAYNLKQSMSRKGNCWDNACVESFFHSLKVEAIQYEPIMTRDEMRQTIFEYIEVDYNRTRRHSALGYLSPVNFENQNVA